The genomic stretch CCTCGCATGGCGGCAGTTGCCGAAGTTGGCTGGACACAACTTGCTAATAAAAATTACAACGATTTTAAAACCCGTTTGCAGGATGAAATTTCGCGCTATAAATTGTGGGGCGTAAATTATTGTACCAAATGGGATAACCAGCCTGATACAAAATAGGACAAAATTTTTATAAACTAATAAGCATTAGCCGTCGCACATACACGACGGCTAATTTTTTCATATTCCGACGAATTAAATTACATTTGCCCACTACTTTTTATGTAATTGTGAAACTCATTTATTAAAATTTATTTTGAATGAAACATCCGTCTATTTTTATCATTTAAAAATGTGTGAAAGGTAAAGGTGTTCCGTTCGGCAAAAAGAAATTCGCAGTAAAGCTGCAAACGAAAATTATATACGAATGAATAAAGTAAGGGCAGCCATCACTTCTGTTGGCGGATACGTACCGGAAACCAAACTTACCAATAGCGATTTAGAAAAAATGATTGATACAACCGATGAGTGGATTACTACGCGAACCGGTATCAAAGAAAGGCGAATATTAAAAACACCCGGCGCAGCAAGCAGCGATATGGCTGTACCTGCCATTCAGGAAATTCTTCGTAAAAAAAATCTTGACCCGCTGGAAATTGATTGCATCATTTGTGCAACTGTAACGCCCGATATGGTTTTTCCTGCAACGGCAAATATTATCAGTGATAAGATTGGTGCCAAAAATGCTTTCGGCTTTGATTTGGAAGCAGCGTGCAGCGGATTTTTATATGCTTTAACCGTTGGTGCATCTTTTATTGAAAGCGGTCGCTACAAAAAAGTAATTGTAGTGGGCGTGGACAAAATGAGTTCCATTATCGATTATACCGACAGAACGACTTGCATCATTTTCGGTGATGGAGCAGGTGCCGTTTTATTAGAAGCCGGCGAAGAAAATTTTGGGCTGCAAGACGCCATTCTAAAAAGCGACGGAGCAGGAAGAAACTGGTTGTATATGAAAGCCGGCGGTTCACTTAAACCGCCAAGCCTGGAAACAGTTACCTCCAAAGAGCATTATGTGTATCAGGACGGAAAAC from Arachidicoccus sp. BS20 encodes the following:
- a CDS encoding beta-ketoacyl-ACP synthase III: MNKVRAAITSVGGYVPETKLTNSDLEKMIDTTDEWITTRTGIKERRILKTPGAASSDMAVPAIQEILRKKNLDPLEIDCIICATVTPDMVFPATANIISDKIGAKNAFGFDLEAACSGFLYALTVGASFIESGRYKKVIVVGVDKMSSIIDYTDRTTCIIFGDGAGAVLLEAGEENFGLQDAILKSDGAGRNWLYMKAGGSLKPPSLETVTSKEHYVYQDGKHVFKYAVTGMADVSQELMEKNHLTGDDIDWLAPHQANLRIIEATRERIGIPQEKVMINIHKYGNTTAATIPLCLWEWENKLKKGDNIIMAAFGGGFTWGAAYLKWAYNN